The following are encoded in a window of Mycobacterium decipiens genomic DNA:
- a CDS encoding DDE-type integrase/transposase/recombinase, whose protein sequence is MSVTDITEHRTYEGKVYCAVVLDTFSRRVVGYRSTQAGPPQWVTNALGMAVANRDPQAGEIIHSDQSVQFTS, encoded by the coding sequence TTGTCGGTCACCGACATCACCGAACACCGTACCTACGAGGGCAAGGTGTACTGCGCGGTCGTGCTCGATACCTTCTCCCGGCGCGTAGTTGGGTATCGATCGACCCAAGCCGGACCGCCGCAGTGGGTCACCAACGCACTGGGAATGGCCGTCGCCAACCGTGATCCGCAGGCGGGCGAGATCATCCACTCCGACCAGAGCGTGCAATTCACCTCCTGA
- a CDS encoding UDP-glucose dehydrogenase family protein yields the protein MRIAVVGTGYLGATHAACMAELGHEVLGVDTDTGKIARLTAGDPPFFEPGLSDLLGGGLDNGRLKFSTSYEEAASFAGVFFITVGTPQKKGEYAADLSFVDAALTSLAPLLVNPAVIFGKSTVPVGTAARLNKIARELAPAGDAVEVAWNPEFLREGFAIQDTLHPDRVVLGVDGKGPGRAESVAREVYAKLFDEGVPFMVTDLATAELVKSAANAFLATKVSFINAIAEVCEATDADVTVLADALGFDGRIGRRFLNAGLGFGGGCLPKDIRALMARAGELGANQLLTFLREVDSINMSRRRRMVDITRDICGGDLLGAKVAVLGCAFKPNSDDVRDSPALNVAGQIQLQGAAVSVFDPQAMENSRSVFPTLNYAKSVFDACAGADVVLALTEWPQFRSIDPAALKAIVRSAVIVDGRNFLDAQAWSAAGWIYRGFGRRVKLIGAETG from the coding sequence GTGAGAATTGCGGTCGTGGGAACTGGATATCTCGGAGCCACGCACGCGGCCTGTATGGCAGAACTCGGTCATGAGGTTCTCGGCGTGGATACTGACACCGGCAAAATAGCTAGACTTACCGCGGGCGACCCTCCATTTTTTGAACCGGGCCTTTCTGACCTCCTGGGGGGTGGTCTTGATAATGGTCGCCTAAAGTTCTCCACTTCGTACGAGGAGGCGGCTAGCTTCGCGGGCGTATTCTTTATCACTGTCGGTACGCCGCAAAAGAAGGGCGAATACGCCGCCGATTTGAGCTTTGTTGATGCGGCATTGACCAGTCTGGCGCCCCTACTCGTGAACCCGGCAGTTATCTTCGGAAAGTCGACCGTTCCCGTTGGTACGGCCGCCCGACTGAACAAGATCGCACGAGAATTAGCCCCCGCGGGCGATGCGGTCGAGGTCGCATGGAATCCGGAGTTTTTAAGGGAAGGGTTTGCGATTCAAGATACGCTGCATCCCGATCGTGTGGTTCTGGGCGTCGACGGTAAAGGACCTGGCCGGGCGGAGAGTGTCGCGCGGGAAGTGTACGCGAAACTATTTGATGAAGGCGTACCATTCATGGTGACAGATCTTGCGACGGCCGAATTAGTGAAGTCCGCAGCGAATGCGTTTCTGGCCACAAAGGTGTCGTTCATCAACGCGATCGCTGAGGTCTGTGAGGCGACGGACGCGGACGTGACAGTCTTGGCGGATGCATTAGGGTTTGATGGGCGCATCGGGCGCAGATTTCTGAACGCAGGGCTTGGTTTCGGCGGAGGCTGTCTGCCGAAAGATATTCGTGCTCTAATGGCACGCGCCGGCGAACTGGGCGCGAATCAGCTGCTGACGTTTCTGCGTGAAGTCGACAGCATCAATATGAGCAGGCGAAGACGGATGGTCGACATAACAAGGGACATCTGCGGAGGCGACCTGTTAGGGGCCAAGGTCGCCGTGCTGGGCTGCGCGTTCAAACCGAATTCGGACGACGTGCGGGACTCGCCGGCTCTTAACGTTGCCGGACAGATTCAATTGCAAGGCGCGGCGGTCAGCGTCTTCGACCCGCAGGCCATGGAGAACTCGCGCTCTGTATTTCCCACGCTGAACTACGCGAAGTCTGTGTTCGATGCCTGCGCAGGAGCTGACGTCGTGTTGGCCCTCACGGAGTGGCCGCAGTTCCGATCGATTGATCCCGCCGCTCTCAAGGCCATAGTCCGATCCGCGGTGATCGTCGACGGCCGTAACTTCCTGGATGCTCAGGCATGGAGTGCGGCAGGTTGGATTTATCGGGGATTCGGGCGGCGGGTGAAATTAATAGGAGCCGAGACGGGATAG
- a CDS encoding type II toxin-antitoxin system PemK/MazF family toxin — MASARKSQWKTLQRFAENLVFNEAPKLVRQLQNTQDALRTIQQAVKITANIMVTAVPPPPTEITAGRPVTSTSFPTAQRARKLVYAPDLDGRADPGEIVWTWVVYDEDPSRGKDRPVLVVGRDRSVLLGLMVSSQQRHAADPDWVKIGTGAWDYEGRESWVRLDRVLDVPEESIRREGAVLDRDTFDVVAARLRANFSWR; from the coding sequence ATGGCGTCCGCACGGAAGTCACAGTGGAAAACGTTGCAGCGCTTCGCCGAGAACCTGGTGTTCAACGAGGCTCCTAAACTTGTCCGTCAGCTGCAGAACACACAGGACGCCCTTCGGACAATCCAGCAAGCCGTCAAGATCACCGCGAACATCATGGTCACCGCCGTGCCGCCACCACCCACCGAGATCACCGCGGGCCGGCCGGTGACCAGCACCAGCTTCCCCACTGCGCAGCGGGCCCGCAAACTGGTGTACGCCCCCGACCTCGACGGCCGCGCCGATCCCGGGGAGATCGTCTGGACGTGGGTGGTCTACGACGAAGACCCCAGCCGCGGCAAAGACCGACCAGTGCTCGTTGTGGGCCGGGACCGTAGCGTGCTGCTGGGACTGATGGTGTCCAGCCAGCAGCGCCACGCTGCTGACCCGGATTGGGTCAAAATCGGTACTGGCGCTTGGGACTACGAGGGGCGAGAGAGCTGGGTCCGGCTCGACCGCGTGCTCGATGTGCCCGAAGAAAGTATTCGCCGCGAGGGCGCGGTACTGGATCGCGACACTTTCGACGTGGTGGCCGCCCGGCTGCGCGCCAACTTTTCCTGGCGCTGA
- a CDS encoding CBS domain-containing protein translates to MRIADVLRNKGAAVVTINPDATVRELLAGLAEQNIGAMVVVGSEGVVGIVSERDVVRQLHTYGASVLSRPISKIMSSTVATCTKSDTVDKISVLMTENRVRHVPVLDGKKLIGIVSIGDVVKSRMGELEAEQQQLQSYITQG, encoded by the coding sequence ATGCGCATCGCGGATGTCTTGCGGAACAAGGGGGCAGCAGTGGTGACGATCAACCCGGACGCCACGGTCCGGGAACTGCTGGCCGGTCTCGCCGAGCAGAACATCGGTGCCATGGTGGTGGTCGGTTCGGAAGGTGTGGTCGGCATCGTGTCGGAACGTGACGTGGTACGCCAGCTACACACCTACGGTGCCAGCGTGCTGTCTCGCCCGATCTCCAAGATCATGTCGAGCACCGTCGCCACTTGCACAAAATCCGACACGGTCGACAAGATCAGCGTGCTGATGACCGAAAACCGGGTTCGCCACGTCCCGGTGCTCGACGGGAAGAAACTGATTGGCATCGTCAGCATCGGTGACGTGGTGAAATCGCGAATGGGAGAACTCGAGGCCGAGCAGCAGCAGCTGCAGTCCTACATCACTCAAGGCTGA
- a CDS encoding Rv2407 family type 3 sulfatase encodes MIEITLLGTGSPIPDANRAGPSTLVRAGGQVFLVDCGRGVLQRAAAVGVGAAGLTAVLLTHLHSDHIAELGDVLITSWVTNFAPDPPPLQIIGPPGTAEVVVATLKAFGHDIGYRIAHHADLTAPPPIEVHEYTAGQVWDRDGVRIRVAPTDHRPVAPTIGFRIESGGTSVVLAGDTVPCDGLDQLAAGADALVHTVIRKDIVSNIPQQRLKDICDYHSSVQDAAATANRAGVGTLVMTHYVPAILPGQEEQWRALAATEFSGQIELGDDLHRVEVHSRQ; translated from the coding sequence ATGATCGAGATCACCTTGCTGGGAACCGGAAGCCCCATCCCGGACGCGAACCGGGCCGGGCCGTCCACCCTGGTGCGGGCCGGTGGGCAGGTATTCCTGGTGGATTGCGGTCGCGGGGTGCTGCAGCGTGCGGCGGCCGTCGGCGTCGGCGCCGCGGGATTGACGGCGGTCTTGCTCACCCACTTGCATAGTGACCACATCGCCGAACTCGGCGACGTGCTCATCACGAGCTGGGTCACCAACTTCGCGCCTGATCCTCCCCCGCTGCAGATCATCGGACCGCCGGGCACCGCCGAGGTGGTGGTGGCGACGCTGAAGGCGTTCGGTCATGACATCGGCTATCGGATCGCCCACCACGCCGATCTGACCGCACCACCACCGATCGAGGTCCACGAATACACCGCGGGCCAAGTTTGGGATCGTGACGGCGTGAGAATCCGGGTGGCCCCTACCGATCACCGGCCGGTGGCGCCGACAATCGGGTTCCGAATCGAATCCGGCGGCACTTCGGTGGTGCTGGCCGGTGACACCGTTCCGTGCGACGGCCTCGACCAGCTGGCCGCCGGCGCGGACGCGCTGGTACACACGGTGATCCGCAAAGACATCGTCTCTAACATCCCGCAGCAACGGCTCAAGGACATCTGTGATTACCACTCGTCGGTGCAGGACGCCGCGGCAACCGCGAACCGCGCTGGGGTGGGAACGCTCGTCATGACGCACTACGTGCCGGCCATCCTGCCGGGACAAGAGGAGCAGTGGCGCGCGCTGGCCGCGACCGAGTTCAGCGGGCAGATCGAGCTCGGCGACGACCTACACCGGGTCGAGGTGCACTCGCGGCAATAG
- a CDS encoding PE family protein produces the protein MSYVVTGPEAMLTKAADLAGVGSVIAEANAAAAARTVGMHAAAADHVSAAVAAMFGSHAQIYQSISTQMAAFHDQFVQTLTANSAAYASAEANVQQSLLGTINAPAQALLGRPLIGNGADGETVGGVGQPGGPGGLLYGNGGRGGDSTNPGVPGGTGGAAGLIGWGGAGGKGGDGVVASGNGGNGGTGGSAWLWGSGGPGGTGGAAVDVAQPGTGGTGGQGGLFFGDGGAGGTGGIGADDTITSAGTGGLGGSARLFGHGGPGGAGGDTTGSFGGGGGEGGNGGLLYGNGGTGGNGGVGAFVGGGGGEGGDTGLLGNGGNGGDGAGTGASPGFGGGGGDGGRPGLLYGIGGNGGDGGPGTDASANAGGFGGAGYGAGLFGHGGAGGNGGSGGGTGGAGGAGAFIIGSGGPGGAGGAGNATSTAGGPGGSGGDAQVIGNGGNGGPGGSGFGGGPDGVGGPGGAGGSLFGQPGIPG, from the coding sequence ATGTCGTATGTGGTCACGGGTCCGGAGGCAATGCTGACCAAGGCCGCCGATTTGGCCGGGGTCGGGTCGGTGATTGCGGAGGCCAACGCGGCCGCGGCGGCCCGGACGGTCGGCATGCACGCCGCCGCCGCCGATCACGTGTCGGCGGCCGTCGCGGCGATGTTCGGGTCGCACGCGCAGATCTATCAGTCCATCAGCACCCAGATGGCCGCATTCCACGACCAGTTTGTGCAGACCCTCACCGCGAATAGCGCCGCGTACGCCAGCGCCGAGGCCAACGTTCAGCAAAGCCTGCTCGGCACGATCAATGCGCCCGCCCAAGCGCTGCTGGGTCGGCCGCTGATCGGTAACGGCGCCGACGGAGAAACCGTCGGTGGGGTGGGTCAGCCCGGCGGACCAGGCGGATTGCTGTACGGCAACGGCGGCCGGGGCGGCGACAGCACCAACCCCGGGGTCCCCGGCGGAACCGGCGGGGCCGCCGGGCTGATCGGTTGGGGCGGTGCGGGCGGCAAGGGCGGGGACGGCGTCGTCGCCAGCGGCAACGGTGGAAACGGCGGAACCGGCGGCAGCGCGTGGCTGTGGGGTAGCGGCGGGCCCGGCGGAACCGGCGGGGCCGCCGTGGACGTGGCTCAGCCCGGCACCGGCGGTACCGGAGGCCAAGGCGGCCTGTTCTTCGGTGACGGCGGTGCCGGCGGCACCGGAGGAATTGGCGCGGACGACACCATCACCTCCGCCGGTACCGGAGGCCTCGGCGGCAGCGCCCGGCTGTTCGGCCACGGGGGACCCGGTGGAGCCGGTGGCGACACCACCGGCTCCTTCGGAGGCGGGGGCGGTGAAGGCGGCAATGGGGGGCTGCTCTACGGCAACGGCGGCACCGGCGGTAACGGCGGCGTCGGCGCCTTCGTGGGCGGGGGCGGCGGCGAGGGTGGCGACACCGGTCTGCTCGGCAACGGCGGCAACGGCGGCGATGGCGCCGGCACCGGGGCAAGTCCCGGATTCGGCGGGGGCGGCGGGGACGGCGGCCGCCCGGGGTTGCTGTACGGCATCGGCGGCAACGGAGGTGACGGCGGCCCCGGCACCGACGCCTCGGCCAACGCGGGCGGCTTCGGCGGCGCCGGGTACGGCGCCGGGCTGTTCGGCCACGGTGGAGCGGGCGGGAACGGCGGGTCGGGCGGCGGCACCGGCGGCGCGGGCGGAGCCGGCGCCTTCATCATCGGCAGCGGCGGCCCCGGCGGCGCGGGCGGCGCCGGCAACGCGACCAGCACCGCCGGTGGACCCGGGGGTAGCGGCGGGGACGCCCAGGTGATCGGCAACGGCGGCAACGGTGGACCCGGCGGATCGGGCTTCGGCGGCGGCCCGGACGGCGTGGGCGGACCCGGCGGGGCCGGCGGGTCGCTGTTCGGCCAACCGGGAATCCCCGGCTAG
- a CDS encoding transglutaminase family protein, with product MWRMRVVHTTGYDYQSPVTASYNEARLTPRSSSRQNVIHNRVETIPATRSYRYIDYWGTAVTAFDLHAPHTELTVTSASVVETERPEPPVAKATWAELESAAVIDRFDEVLRPTPHTPTSERVDAVARRIMKYHEPSEAVVAAARWARSELDYIPGTTSVHSSGLDALEQGKGVCQDFVHLSLIVLRSMGIPCRYVSGYLHPKRDAVVGKTVDGRSHAWILAWTGGWWHYDPTNDSEITEQYVSVGVGRDYTDVSPLKGIYSGEGVTDLDVVVETTRLA from the coding sequence ATGTGGCGGATGCGGGTGGTGCACACCACCGGATACGACTATCAGTCCCCGGTCACCGCCTCCTACAACGAAGCCCGGTTAACCCCGCGGTCCAGCAGTCGGCAAAACGTCATCCACAATCGAGTCGAAACCATCCCGGCCACCCGCTCCTACCGCTACATCGACTACTGGGGTACCGCGGTGACGGCATTCGATCTGCATGCGCCGCACACCGAGCTGACGGTGACGTCCGCGTCGGTCGTGGAGACCGAGCGCCCCGAGCCGCCGGTGGCCAAGGCGACCTGGGCCGAATTGGAATCGGCGGCCGTGATCGATCGGTTCGACGAAGTGCTCCGCCCCACCCCGCACACCCCGACAAGCGAACGTGTTGACGCCGTGGCCAGGCGGATCATGAAATACCACGAGCCTAGCGAAGCTGTGGTCGCCGCGGCCCGGTGGGCGCGCAGCGAGTTGGATTACATTCCGGGCACCACCAGTGTGCATTCGTCCGGGCTCGATGCGTTGGAACAAGGCAAGGGCGTCTGCCAGGACTTCGTGCATTTGTCGCTGATTGTGTTGCGCAGCATGGGAATTCCCTGTCGGTACGTGTCCGGGTATCTGCACCCCAAGCGGGACGCCGTTGTCGGAAAGACGGTCGACGGGCGCAGTCATGCCTGGATTCTGGCCTGGACCGGCGGATGGTGGCACTACGACCCCACCAATGACAGTGAAATCACCGAGCAATACGTCAGCGTGGGCGTTGGCCGCGACTACACCGACGTGTCCCCGCTGAAAGGCATTTACTCCGGGGAAGGGGTCACCGACCTGGATGTGGTGGTAGAGACCACGCGGCTGGCCTGA
- a CDS encoding alpha-E domain-containing protein has translation MLARNAEALYWIGRYVERADDTARILDVAVHQLLEDSSVDPDHASRLLLLVLGIEPPDHALDVWSLTDLVAFSTNTSGGCSIVDAISAARENAKSAREVTSSETWECLNTTYHALPERERAAKRLGPHEFLSFIEGRAAMFAGLADSTLSRDDGYRFMVLGRAIERVDMTVRLLLSRVGDSASSPAWVTLLRSAGAHDTYLRTYRGVLDAGRVVEFMMLDRLFPRSVFHSLKLAEHNLDELGHNPHSRIGATSEAQRLLGQARSELEFVQPGVLLETLESRLAGLQTTCRDVGDALALQYFHAAPWVAWSDAGERGQLVVSQGES, from the coding sequence ATGCTGGCCCGCAACGCCGAAGCACTGTATTGGATCGGTCGCTATGTCGAGCGTGCCGACGACACCGCGCGCATTCTGGACGTGGCGGTGCATCAACTGCTCGAGGATTCCAGCGTCGATCCCGACCACGCTTCCCGGCTGCTGTTGCTTGTGCTCGGCATCGAGCCCCCGGATCACGCGTTGGATGTCTGGTCTTTGACGGACTTGGTGGCTTTCAGCACCAACACCTCGGGCGGCTGCTCGATCGTTGACGCGATCTCGGCGGCGCGGGAAAACGCAAAGTCGGCACGGGAAGTCACTTCCAGCGAGACCTGGGAGTGTCTCAACACCACCTATCACGCCCTGCCCGAACGCGAACGCGCTGCCAAACGCCTTGGGCCGCACGAGTTTCTGTCGTTCATCGAGGGTCGCGCCGCGATGTTCGCCGGTCTGGCTGATTCGACGCTGTCGCGGGACGACGGATATCGCTTCATGGTGCTGGGCCGCGCGATTGAGCGGGTCGACATGACGGTGCGGCTATTGCTGTCGCGAGTGGGGGACAGCGCATCGTCGCCGGCGTGGGTGACGCTGCTGCGCTCGGCGGGTGCGCACGACACTTACCTGCGTACCTACCGCGGTGTGCTGGACGCGGGTCGGGTGGTCGAATTCATGATGCTCGACCGGCTTTTCCCGCGCTCGGTTTTCCACTCGTTGAAGCTGGCCGAACACAACCTCGACGAGTTGGGGCACAATCCGCACAGCCGGATCGGGGCCACCAGCGAGGCGCAGCGATTGCTGGGGCAGGCGCGCAGCGAACTGGAATTCGTGCAACCGGGCGTCCTGCTCGAGACCCTGGAAAGCCGCCTGGCGGGCTTGCAGACAACCTGCCGCGATGTCGGAGATGCGTTGGCGCTGCAGTATTTCCACGCCGCGCCCTGGGTTGCCTGGTCGGATGCCGGCGAGCGCGGCCAACTTGTGGTCAGCCAAGGGGAGTCCTGA
- a CDS encoding circularly permuted type 2 ATP-grasp protein, with the protein MRRVSLPNQLKETKRRSPARAERIFGGYNTSAAYAMAFDEMFDAQGIVRGPYKGIYAELAPSDASELKARADALGRAFIDQGITFSLSGQERPFPLDLVPRVISAAEWTRLERGITQRVKALEMYLDDIYGDQEILRDGVIPRRLVTSCEHFHREAVGIVPPNGVRIHVAGIDLIRDDRGDFRVLEDNLRSPSGVSYVMENRRTMARVFPNLFATHRVRAVDDYSAHLLRALRNSAATNEADPTVVVLTPGVANSAYFEHSLLARQMGVELVEGRDLFCRDNQVYMRTTEGERQVDVIYRRIDDAFLDPLQFRADSVLGVAGLVNAARAGNVVISSAIGNGVGDDKLVYTYVPTMIEYYLHERPLLANVETLRCWLDDEREEVLDRISELVVKPVEGSGGYGIVFGPEASPAELAVVSKKIRDDPRSWIAQPMMELSTVPTRIEGTLAPRYVDLRPFAVNDGNDVWVLPGGLTRVALVEGSRVVNSSQGGGSKDTWVLAPRASAAARELGAAQIVRSLPQPLPDPALDASGSQQQDEQPQQQQQQKAID; encoded by the coding sequence ATAAGACGGGTGAGTCTGCCAAACCAACTCAAGGAGACCAAGCGGCGATCGCCTGCCCGCGCTGAACGCATCTTCGGTGGCTACAACACATCGGCCGCTTATGCGATGGCGTTCGACGAAATGTTCGATGCGCAGGGCATTGTCCGTGGCCCCTACAAAGGCATCTATGCCGAGCTGGCGCCATCAGACGCGTCGGAACTCAAGGCCCGCGCCGATGCGCTGGGCCGGGCGTTCATCGACCAGGGCATCACGTTCTCCCTGTCGGGCCAGGAGCGGCCGTTCCCGCTCGACCTGGTGCCGCGGGTCATCTCGGCGGCCGAGTGGACCCGGCTGGAGCGCGGCATCACTCAGCGCGTGAAGGCCCTCGAGATGTACCTCGACGACATCTACGGTGATCAGGAGATCCTGCGCGACGGCGTCATCCCGCGCCGGCTGGTGACTTCCTGCGAGCACTTTCACCGCGAGGCGGTCGGGATCGTCCCACCCAACGGCGTGCGAATCCACGTCGCCGGCATCGACCTGATCCGCGATGATCGCGGCGACTTCCGGGTTCTCGAGGACAACTTGCGCTCGCCCTCGGGGGTGTCGTATGTCATGGAGAACCGGCGCACCATGGCGCGGGTATTCCCGAACCTGTTCGCCACCCATCGGGTGCGCGCGGTCGACGACTACTCCGCACACCTGCTGCGTGCGCTGCGCAATTCGGCGGCTACCAACGAGGCCGACCCCACGGTGGTGGTCCTGACCCCAGGGGTGGCCAACTCGGCGTATTTCGAGCATTCGCTGCTGGCCCGGCAGATGGGTGTCGAGCTGGTCGAAGGTCGCGACCTGTTCTGCCGGGACAACCAGGTGTACATGCGCACCACTGAGGGGGAGCGTCAGGTCGACGTCATCTACCGGCGCATCGATGACGCCTTCCTGGATCCGCTGCAGTTCCGCGCCGATTCGGTGCTCGGGGTGGCCGGTCTGGTCAACGCCGCCCGCGCCGGCAACGTCGTCATCTCCAGTGCGATCGGCAACGGCGTCGGCGACGACAAACTCGTCTACACCTATGTACCGACCATGATCGAGTACTACCTGCACGAAAGGCCGCTCCTGGCCAACGTGGAGACCCTGCGGTGCTGGCTGGATGACGAACGTGAAGAGGTCTTGGACCGGATCAGCGAACTGGTCGTCAAGCCGGTCGAGGGATCCGGTGGCTACGGCATCGTGTTCGGCCCTGAAGCCTCGCCGGCGGAACTGGCCGTCGTCAGTAAGAAGATCCGCGACGACCCCCGAAGCTGGATCGCGCAGCCGATGATGGAACTGTCGACCGTGCCGACCCGAATCGAAGGCACGTTGGCACCTCGCTACGTGGACCTGCGGCCGTTCGCGGTCAACGACGGCAACGACGTGTGGGTGCTGCCGGGCGGGCTGACCCGGGTGGCCCTGGTCGAGGGCTCCCGGGTGGTCAACTCCAGTCAGGGCGGCGGCTCGAAGGACACCTGGGTGCTGGCGCCACGCGCTTCGGCGGCCGCCCGCGAGTTGGGTGCCGCGCAGATCGTGCGTTCGCTGCCGCAGCCGCTGCCCGACCCCGCGCTGGACGCGTCCGGATCTCAACAGCAAGACGAACAACCGCAGCAGCAGCAACAACAGAAGGCGATCGACTGA
- the rpsT gene encoding 30S ribosomal protein S20 yields the protein MANIKSQQKRNRTNERARLRNKAVKSSLRTAVRAFREAAHSADKEKAAELLASTNRKLDKAASKGVIHKNQAANKKSALARALNKL from the coding sequence GTGGCCAACATCAAGTCGCAGCAGAAGCGCAACCGCACCAACGAGCGCGCCCGACTGCGCAACAAGGCGGTGAAATCCTCGCTTCGCACCGCCGTCCGTGCGTTCCGTGAGGCTGCCCATTCCGCTGACAAGGAAAAGGCCGCGGAACTACTGGCGTCGACCAACCGCAAGCTGGACAAGGCGGCCAGCAAGGGCGTGATTCATAAGAATCAGGCCGCGAACAAGAAGTCGGCGCTGGCCCGGGCCCTCAACAAGCTCTGA
- the holA gene encoding DNA polymerase III subunit delta, whose protein sequence is MHLVLGDEELLVERAVQDVLRAARRRAGSDDVPVSRMRAGDVGTYELAELLSPSLFAEERIVVLEAAAEAGKDAAALVASAAADIPHGTVLVVVHSGGGRAKALANELESLGAQIHRCARITKFSERADFIRGEFRSLRVKVDDETVTALLDAVGSDARELASACSQLVADTGEAVDAAAVRRYHSGKAEVKGFDIADKAVAGDVAGAAEALRWAMMRGEPLVVLADALAEAVHAIGRVGPQSGDPYRLAAQLGMPPWRVQKAQKQARRWSRDTVATAMRLVAELNANVKGAVADADYALEAAVRQVAELVADRSR, encoded by the coding sequence TTGCACTTGGTGCTGGGGGACGAAGAGCTGCTGGTCGAGAGGGCGGTGCAGGACGTATTGCGCGCAGCTCGGCGGCGGGCCGGCTCCGACGACGTTCCCGTGAGCCGAATGCGGGCAGGCGACGTCGGTACCTATGAACTCGCCGAACTGCTGAGTCCGTCATTGTTCGCCGAGGAGCGGATCGTCGTGCTGGAGGCCGCCGCCGAGGCCGGCAAGGACGCTGCCGCGCTAGTTGCCTCGGCCGCCGCCGACATCCCGCACGGCACGGTGCTGGTGGTGGTGCACTCGGGTGGCGGGCGCGCCAAAGCGCTGGCCAACGAGTTGGAGTCGCTAGGCGCGCAGATTCACCGATGTGCGCGAATCACCAAGTTCAGCGAGCGCGCGGACTTCATCCGTGGCGAGTTCCGATCGTTGCGGGTCAAGGTCGACGACGAGACGGTGACCGCCCTGCTGGATGCCGTCGGCTCCGACGCGCGCGAACTCGCCTCGGCCTGCTCACAGTTGGTCGCCGACACCGGCGAAGCTGTCGATGCCGCCGCGGTGCGGCGCTATCACAGTGGCAAGGCCGAAGTGAAGGGCTTCGACATCGCAGACAAGGCTGTGGCCGGCGATGTAGCGGGAGCTGCGGAGGCGCTGCGGTGGGCAATGATGCGTGGCGAGCCGCTGGTGGTGTTGGCCGATGCGCTCGCCGAAGCGGTGCATGCCATTGGGCGAGTCGGGCCGCAATCCGGTGACCCGTACCGGCTGGCTGCACAGCTGGGGATGCCGCCCTGGCGGGTACAGAAGGCCCAGAAGCAGGCTCGGCGTTGGTCGCGCGACACGGTGGCAACCGCGATGAGATTGGTGGCCGAACTCAACGCCAACGTCAAGGGCGCCGTCGCGGACGCCGACTACGCGCTGGAAGCCGCGGTCCGGCAGGTCGCCGAGTTGGTGGCGGACCGCAGCCGATGA